TCATTGGTATCTTCAAGCTTTTGAAGGCCATTCTCGTGCTGGCGCTGGCGTTTGGTGCTCTTTCGTTAGTCCATCGAGATGTGCAAGAGGTGCTGGCGCATCGATTCGAGCAACTTGGCGTCGATCCGGGCAATCGTTACATTCACCATTTGCTCGTGCAAGCGGGATTGGCAAGTCCGGGGCGGATCAAGGTCTTCACTGCTGGCTTCTTTTTCTATGGTGCAATATTCGCTATAGAAGGCGTTGGGTTGCTCCTGGCAAAACGATGGGCGGAATATTTCACCGCGATCGTTACCGGCTCATTCCTTCCCTGGGAGATTTATTCGATCTCTCGCCATCCAGACAACTTGAAAGCTATTGTGATCGCCCTGAATATCGCAACAGTGATCTATTTGATTGTGCGAATCAGAAAGCCGCTGAAGCATGAGTGATCGTGGCATGTACCTTGCCCGGTAATATACAGGATTATACTATACCAATCAAAGTATTATGGAAAAATTATCGGAGGCTCATTATGACAAGAACAAGAAAGAAAAAATCAGATTCACTCACACGCAGTAGTGGAATGTCAAGTAACGGTTCAGGACTTCGTTCGTCATCCAGCTCGCGGTCCAGAACATCGCGAGGCCGGAGTGGACGTTCATTGCGTCGAAGCAGATCACGTAGCTCCAGCCGAAGCCGCTCCAGTATGGGTAGCTCCAGCAGGAGCAAACGGTATTCGACGATACTCGGAATGCCACCATGGCTTGCGATTTCACTCGGATGTGTCGGTGTCGGCACGCTCCTCTATGGAGTAATGCAGTTCGATGCCGTCAGCGATTTCATGGACCCCGTCATCCATGATGTCGGCGAATTCTTTGGGCTGAGTGAAGACGGTATTGACACAGAAAACATCACGCATGACCGCTTCTATCGCGGAATTGGTGTATAAGCTGCGGCAATTGACTCAAGACAATCAATAGAATATGGCGCCACTTCGAGTTCGGAGTGGCGCCTCTATGATATTCGGAATTCAGGGCCGGATTAGAATGGCAGATCGTCAGCAGGAGCCGAGGCCGGCTCATAGTCTGGCTCCGGCGCGGAGTTGCTGGCTGCGGGTGCGCGATAGTTAGACGTGGCGGGCGTGCTCATCGCCGCATTCGGTCCACCCTGACCACCGAGAAGAATCAAATCGTTGGCGATGATCTCGGTAAAGTACTTCGTTTGGCCGTCCTGCTCGTATTTGCGAGTTGAAATCTTTCCTTCGACATAGACCTGCTTGCCCTTTTTCACATATTGATTGCAGGTTTCCGCGAGCTTATCGAACGCGACGATATTATGCCACTCGGTGTGATCGACCCATTCGCCACTGGCCTTGTCTTTGCGCCGATCGTTGGTTGCAAGACTGAACTTTGCGATGGCCATCCCGGCACCGGAGTATGCGATCTCGGTATCTTTGCCAGCATGGCCCATGAGCATGACTTTATTGAGACTTCTGCCTGCCATAGTAATCTTCCTTCTTCTTTAAATAATGCGGTTGGTGCCCGTCAACGGGTTTCTAAATATACGGAGGAACTCGCGGACGTCGAAAAATTCTAACCGTTTCGAGCGGAGTAAAGTTGTACGCTATTGCTTGATGATGATCCGCGTTAGACTTGTACCCTGACCACTGACTTCTATCGCCAGCAACCCGGAGGGAATATGTGAGAGATCGATTTCATCGCCGTTCGCAACTGATGTACGGAGCACAACGCGACCAAGCATGTCACTCGCGCGAATCGAGAGGGGCAAGCCAGCCGGGAGGTCGCGCAACTCGACGCGCACGCGTTGCGTGGCCGGGCTTGGCCACACTTCAATACCACTTCCGGTCCGGCTGCCTGGTTTGACGTCCAGCGTTCCATTCCATCTACCGATTGTCAGTTGCAGGTTTTTTCTTGCATCGGCAGCGTTCACGCCGAGTGCCATGCCGTAGACGATCGAAGTCTCGCCGCCCGTAAAATCAAGATTCGCTCCGAGCAGAACGGCAACATCACCTTGGCCGGCGCGCACGTTATTCTGCTGAAAGAGATCCCATTTCAGGGCTTGCGAAAATACACCACTGACTGATCGGCCCGTATCGTATGAGTTGTTCAAAGCATAGTGCCGAATCGGCGAGCCGATTGGGAAGACCTCCGCAATCTTCATTGCCACGGTCGCATATCCAGGTTCGTTGCGCTGTGTGTAGAAGATACTATCTCGCGCATCGAACCAGGTCGAATCGCGCAGGCCGAACTCGCCGATGTCCCAATCCATATAAATACCGGCGTCGAGATGCGTGAAGCTGGAAGGGATATCCGTTCGTGCCATGCTATAGGCCAGGATTACTCCATTCGCTGCCGCACCCGGCTCGGCATAGCATTCTTCGTTGACCCGCACGCCAACCCGCTGGGAAGCATCTGCGATACTGTCCGAGAAACTTCCAAAGACAAAGTCGCCGGTATCTTTCGTCTGTTGCGAGAGTGGTTGAATCGGTGTGAACGTGGCGCCGTCGCCGCCGGAATTAAATCCGCCGATTGCATCGACGACATGGGAGCTGTCCGAAGCAATGATAAGTCCACCGCCCAAGAGAACATCGCGGCCATCGACCCGAATCTGACTCGGCGCGTTCATCCATCGGAAGCCATCGCCATGCTGATCGAGCGTGGCATCCCGAAATCCGATGGCACCGTTATCCGTGATCGTTACTGCGAGATTGTTGTGAACAGTCGCATACCCCGGATTCGCATGGACGACAAAGTAATCATAATCGCCGGTGTAGCCTACCGAGGAATCGCTCAGCCACAGGCGGACAAGAAGATCCGTTTGTGGCGGAGTTGTGCTATCGGCAGTGATGCTGATCGTCACTATTGAGGAATCCATCGGACCCATCGAGCTCATCGGTCCGATCGTTTGCTTATCGAGAGCAAAGTGCCCTCCGTTCGGAAGCGGATTGCCCTGAACATCCAGGAGTTGGAGCGTCACATTCGCATCGGGCAACGAGTCGAGATAATTTTTGAGTACCAGACGGTATTGCGCGGACTCACCGGAGACAATCCATTGCCGGATCGTGTCCAACTTTTGCGCGCGTTCGAGCCGGAGCGAGTATGCATGGGCATCGCTCAGCGCCCGATAGACATTCATCATTCCGCGGCCATTAAAACCCGGATGTGGATCCAGCAGGATGGGATCGCACGTCGCGCGCAATCGCTCCATCGCCCAACGGTTCGTAGCATTCGGCCAGTGTTGGCGAATCAGCGCCAGTGCCCCCGCAGCTTGCGGAGCCGACATGCTGGTGCCGCACATTTCGCCATATCCGCTGGCATCGGTATCGGAAGAGCTCCCACAGAGATCCAACGGACAGCGCGCGGCCAAATCGGGATAGAGCGTGCTCAGAATTGAATCCCCCGGCGCGCCGACAGCGACATGTGTGCTCGAGTTTGCGTAGTTCTTGACGCTGCCATCCGAAGCCAGCGCCGTGACGGCAAAGGCATGGTCGAACGAAGAAGGATAATTCTCGGCGAGCGTCCCATTGTTGCCGGCCGAACAGACGACGCAGGCATTTTTGAAGTAGGCATAATCGATCACGTCCTGATCGGCTTGCGACCGGCCTGACGAACCCCAACTGCAACTAATGACTTTGGCACCGTGGTCCACCGCATAGAGAATTCCCTGAAAGCCACTGTTGATCTCGTCCTGACAGGGGAAATTACTCTCCGCTTTGATGACCATGAGCCTCGCGCCGAACGCCTCGCCGGCAATGCCGATGTTGTTGTTTCCGACCGCGGCCAGGATTCCGGCGACGATATGCGCGTGGTCCGATTCCGACGTCGGATGGTTGCTTGACGAGCTGCCGAAGAATCCGCTGAAATCCCAGCCTTGCCAGTCATCGACAAATCCATCAGAATCATCATCGATGCCATTGGAGCTTTTGTCATTGCCCTGAGCGTCGGTCCCCATCTCACCGGAGTTGTGCCAGATGGCCGCAGCCAGGTCTTCATGATCGAGCGAAACTCCGCCGTCGATCGATGCAACGACCATCGTCGAATCACATTGCTGAATGCCCCAGGCCGCAAGCGTATGAGTGACTTTTAGATAGTACTGCGAGTCGAGCAATGGATCGTTTGTCAGCGCATTGTGCTTCCGGACAAAGACCGGCTCGGACAGTTCGATCAGCGACGATTTGTGCGCATAAAGGATCACGCGTTCTGGAGAAATGTCATTGGAGAACTCCAGCGTGAACCAGCGGGAAAGTTTGTCCTCCGCAATCGCCAGATCGTTGAGGGGATTGGCGCGAACGGAAGCATCGCTCCCATGAAATAACCCCGGATTCAGCCGTTCGCGAATATCCTCAAAGACGGCACTGTGCTGCGCGGCAAATGGCGCGAACCGCGTGATGTGAATAGTCGGAGGAAGTCCCAGAAGCGATCCGATAGAATCGGACTCATGAAGAATGATTTGTTGGATATCGTGCTCTCGCACGCGGTGCATCGCAAACGCAGCACGAAGTGGTGCAATCGCCTGCGGCCGAACGAGGACTCGGATCAAGTGGGGGACTTCGCCCGTAGGCTGCGCGTTCACTGTGCCGGCGCTCGCAAGGACGATTAGAAGAATCGAAAGGGTGTTCCTCATCGCAGGGGGCAACTCTTGATAAAGCCTAATGACTCCCTGAAACCAGTACGATGCCATCCGTAGTATATCTCTAGAATCCATGAAATCCATGCTATATTTCGCAGCCGGCTTATTGTTATTTGGAGCCCTCTCTGCGAGGGCTCAGGAAAGCGCTATCGCGTTGGCCCAGCGTGCGGAAGCATCAGTGCTCCGCTCGCCGGGTGTTTCGATGACAGTCCGTGTGCCTCAGCAGGGCTCGATCTCCGTCAAGATCGATTTTCATGCAAAGCGCATTCGCATTGAGAGTCCGAGCAACCTGATCATCTCGGATGGTTCGACACTTTGGAATCTCAGCAAATCCACCAACCGGCTGACAATCGATAACGTCGCAAAAACCGGTTCGCCGTTCGCCGATCCGGCGATGGTGTTTCAGTTCGCCGAGCATTACGCCGCCCAAGTGTCTCATCGCGCCGGCCAAACATATACTCTGGATCTCACACCGGACGGCCATCTCTCCGCGCTGCTGAATGCCGCGAGTGGCTCGGCTCCCGGCGGTGCGCAAAAGCTCCAACTCACGCTGAGGACGAACGGCAAATCGATTAAGATTGTGAAAGCGCAAGTCATGAGTTCGCGCGGAGTGCAGCAAACCAGTTCGCTCACCATCAAGCCGATCAACAAGATTCGGAGTGACGATTTCTTGTTCAAGCAAAATGCATCGATGAAGGTGATCGATCTTCGGGAGTAATTGAGCGAACGCGCTGAACGCGGAGAGGAAAGTCGATCGCTGCTGGTTAGCAACTCGTTATTCGTTACCCATTACTCATCCACTCTTATGCGCTTCGATTATCATATCTTTATCTGCGAGAATGTCCGTGGCGAGGATGATCCCAAAGGGTGCTGCGCCCAAAAAGGCTCGCCGCTCATCCGGGCCGCGCTCAAGGACGAGATCAAGCGCCGAGGACTTCGCGGAAAAGTCCGCGCGAATCAATCGGGCTGTCTGGATGCCTGCGAGTTCGGACCATCGATGGTCGTCTATCCCGAAGGCATCTGGTATGGTGGCGTCAAACCGGAAGATGTCCCGGAGATTATCGAGCAACACATTATCGGCGGCAAACCGGTTGAACGGCTAAGAATTGCGAAATATCGCGAATTTGAGCATGAATAGGTTGCCCTGAGAATGATCTTATCGTTTTCTTGACAACGTCCTGAGACTTTAGTATTTTTGTCCCAATAGGTTTACTCCGATTCAGGACTGCGTGGGTGTATTGTCCCCCCGACATCATACTGTGTGGTTCCTCCCTCGAAGCAGATTGCAGTTTCAATTCTACAATTTAAGTACCGCTATGAATTCTTGGAATAAACTCCGGGCAGCGTTAGGCCTGCTGGTCGTCCTTGCATTGTCAGGTTCGGCCTTCGCCCAGGCTGGGCGAGTTACGCGTTACACAACGACGACATTCAGTGGGAGCTATTCGTCGATCAACGGTGGCAGCAGCTTCGGCTCAGGCGATGACAACTCCTATTTGTGTCCACAGACCTTGCCATTCGCTTTCAATTATGATAGTGCCAGCTACTCTGCCGGTCAGTCGATTTACGTCAATACCAATGGTGGTATGTCATTTGGGAATTCGCAAAGTGGATGCTGCTCCGATTATGTTGGCAATAGTACCTACCAGAAGTTCATCATGCCTGATGACTTCGATGGTTACATTTTTGGGGGACTCTATTATGCAGTGACGGGCACCGCGCCGAACCGCGTATTTACGATTGAGTGGTACAACTTTTCGCCCTGCTGTTCGAACACGAACCACATGAACATGCAGGTCAAACTGTATGAGACGTCGAACGTCATCGAGATGCTATACTCCAGTCACAGCTATGCGATGGGCGGCGGCTCGATGGGAACGGGCTTGAACGGCTCCTCAACCCCATCCTTTGTCTATAATCGCTACGGCTCGTCTTCGACCTCAAGCCAGTCGACTGATCTTCGATGGACCCCACCGTTCAATGTTCCTCCCGCGGAGCTCTCATTGAGCCCGAAGGCGCTTAACTATGGCGGAGTGACCTCGGGATCATCACTGACTCTCTATGACACGGCGTACAGCCTGGGTCCAAATCCTCTGACATTGACGAGTTGGAATATCACCGGCTCGACGAATTTTACCGTTGTCAGCGGCCCGGCTCCCGGTGCCTCGGTCCCGGCCGGACAGTACGCTGTTTTCGGCATTCAATTTTCACCGACTGCTTCCGGTACTCTCACGGGAATGTTCAATTTGGTAACGACCGGCAGGGATTCTGGTACGCAGACGTGTGCTCTGAACGGCATCGGAGCGGCGGCGGGTGTGCAATACACGTTCCCAACGACGGTCTATCCAACGAATACTCTGTTCCATCATGTGGCCCGCGGCTTTGGAGCAGTGGCAACGCAGTATATCACCGTTCAAAGTACTGGCATCGCCGCTTTGAACTTCAGCTCGATCTACTTCACCGGCCTGCAGGCTAATATGTATCATATCGTACACGTCCCCCCGAATCCTCTGGGGTCGGGGCTGACCGATTCGATTGGAGTTCAATTCCAGCCCTATCTGGAGGGCCGGCCGGATGCGCAACTTATCATCAATACCAACGCGATCAACATTCCATCGGATACGGTCACGCTCTGGGGTGTCGGTGTGCTTCCGCATCTCGTCATAACTCCGGAGAAGGGCCTGGCGACTGTCAATGGCGCAGGTACCTTACTATTCGATTCGGTCGCAATCGGCGATTCGATCTGCAAATCCTTGACGCTGCAAAATATTGGCTCGGATACACTTCGAATCACCAATCAGGTTGTCACCTATGGCGATTATGATTTCACGTTCTATCCTCTGACCGGATCCGATTTGATCCTTCCACCGGACGCGTCGAAGATCGTAAATGTTTGCTTCAAACCAATTAAGCAGGGTGCACGCTTCGCTTCGGTCCGGTTCTATACGGACATTGCGCGGACGTACCCCGACAATCGGGACACGAGCCAGTTCCTGATCAGCGTATCCGGTACCGGTGTACCCTACGGCATTCTTTCCTTGGGCGGTACGGTACTGGATTCCGTTCTGATCGATAGCACGAAGTGTACCTCCGCGACGATCAAGAACATGGGATTGTCTTCGATGACCGTGACGACGGCGACGATCAGTGGTTCAAATAACTTTACAGTAAGCACGACTCCTCCACTGCCGATCACCCTCGGAGCGGGTCAATCGCAGCTCATTGATATTTGCTACACCCCGACGGCCCGCGGCCCGGAAGCAGCAACGCTCGTACTGACCGGCACGACATCCGGTCGTCCGCTCACGCAGTCACTGCCGCTCGAAGGCGTCGGCCTTGCAGCATGTTTGGATGCAGCGCCATCGCCGCTCGCTTTCGGCTCCGCCGCATACTCCGGAATGACGCTTGCCAATACTGAGAACGATACGTGCATTACGGTCACGAACTGTGGTGATGTGTCGGAGACTTTCTCGGCCGCACTCAGCCCGGATGCGAGCAGTGCATACTCATTGATCGCACCGTTCATCGTTGGTCCGATTGCTCCTGGCGGAACAGGCACGCTGTGCGTCGCCTTCAAGCCGGACACAATCGGCATCATGCCAGGCTCGGTGATCGTCAGTGCAAGCGAGAAGTCGGCAACGGCCAAGACGCTTCCACTCGCCGGCACGGGTGCCGGTGTGGTAATCGCTGGCTCTGGCCAGGGCAAACTGACCTCGCTGACCAAGTGCGACACGTTCGCCGTGACGATTCAGAACACTGGCAACACACCGTGGACACCTGGTACCGGTGCAGTCATGTCCGGAGCAAACGGTCCGGACTTCACAGCAATCGGCATGACGACACCAGCAACGATCCCAGCCGGCGGTTCGGGAATTCTGATGGTGCAATTCTGCCCGACGACTTCCGGCACTGAGACTGCGGAGATGTCCTTCCCGACCTCGAGCCCCGCGCCACTCAATGGCACAGTAACATTGAGTGCAATTGGCACCTCTGCTGGTGTGACAGAGCGGACGGAGCAGAACGGTTTCTCGCTCGGCGCAAGCTACCCGAACCCGACGAACGGCAAGGCCGACGTGATCGTGACGATGCCAAGCCAGGCAAAGGTAACGATTGCTCTTCTGAACCTTCAGGGCTCAGTTGTTCGGACCATCTACAACGGTGCGTTGAACACCGGAAACAATGTTGTCTCTCTCGACGCACGCGATCTGGCAAGTGGCACCTACTTCGTTGTCTTGACGAGTGGCGACATTCGTCTGACGCGAGAGATGATCCTGAGCAAATAGAATTCAACGATTCCATCGATACAAAGCCCCTCGGAAGAGGGGTTTTGTGTTTTGGTAATTATCTGAGCTTCAGTCTCGGCAGACAGCGGGGATTCTCCACCTATCAGGATTCGTCTACCTCGATTTAGGCTCGCGTTAGGCTCGCCGGGTGAATCTGCGATCTTGGCGCCGGAGCCATCTTGGCGCCGGAGAAGAATGTGCCCCGGACCATCCAGAATGGGGCTTTGTTTCTATGAGAACACATCCAAAATCCACATTTCGTGAAATTGCCGGAAAAGCCTGTTATATTTGTTTGATCTTAAGGAATTGGATGCGGTCAGGTTGCCGGAAACTCCCCTGCTGTCCGTTGTCCATTATTTCTTTCTTACATTTAATTTTGGGCATCTTATGAATACGTGGAATAGATTCATTCGTGCGAGCGCCAGCCTCCTCGCAACGGTTCTTGTTTCGGCTCTCTGCGCATCGAGCGCGATGTCGCAAGGAGTCTACACGACGGTGATGAGCACGCAAAGCTTCACATCGGCCTCGCCGAGCGGCTGGAGCATTGGTGGCGGGTTCTATTGGACTTCAAACGGCAACGGCGGCTCGAATGGCAGTTATTATATAGATATTTGGGGCTGTCAGCAAGGCCCTCTGAAAACTCCATCGTTCGATGTCAGTAGCTATGCCGCCACCGCCGATTCGGTGTGGGTCGATTTCGACTTCTTCTGGCAATACAACTGTTACGACAGCTACGGTTACGGCGATGATAATTTCAAGCTGATGGTCGGTTCCGATATTTTGCTGCAGGGTACACAAGCGACTCTCTACTCGTATTATAACACATCGGATTGCTCCTATAGCACCATTCAAACCAATTCCGCGTATTGGCATCATTACCACATTCTTATTCCCGTTGCTGACCGGACTTCCGGCATGGCGGTCGCGTTTACCCAGCAATGCGGTTGGGGATGCTCGGACTACGCAATTGACAATGTGTCGATCACCGGTTATGCACTGCCTCCGACGCAGCTTTCGCTGGAGCCGAAGAGCCTCAACTACGGAGGAGTCAGCAGCGGAAGTTCATTGACGCTGTATGACACCGCTTACTGCCTCGGCCCGGCTTCCATGAAGATCAATGGTTACGGGATCGCTGGAGCAGGTGCGAGCAGCTATTCAGTGGTGAGCGGCCCACCCGTTGGATCGATCATTCTTCCCGGGCAATACGGAGTCTATGGTATCCGGTTCGCGCCGATTTCATCCGGCAATTTGAACGGGACCTTCACCCTTTCGACGAATGGAAAAGATTCCGGCACGCAAGTGTGCCAGTTGAACGGTGTGGGCGCCGCTGCCGGCGTGCAATATTCTTTCCCATATAACGAGAGTTATCCCCCGAATAGTCTTTTCCATCACGTGGCCCGGCCACTGGGGGACTCGGCGACACAGTATTTTTATGTGGCGAGCACCGGTGTGGCCGGCTTGAACTTCAACTCGGTCTACTTCACCGGCCTGCAGGCCAATATGTATTCGATCATCCATTTACCACCGAGCCCATTGCCATCCGGTGTGACGGACTCGATCGGTGTGCGGTTCAAACCGTGGCTCGAAGGCCGCCCGGACGCGCAACTCATCGTCAATACCAACGCGATCAATAATCCATCGGATACTGTCTCCTTATGGGGCGCCGGCGTGCTGGCGCATTTGGTTATCACTCCGCAGGAGGGCCTGACGACCACCAATGGAGCAGGCACACTGCTCTTCGATTCGGTCGCAATCGGCGATTCGATCTGCAAATCCTTGACGCTGCACAATACGGGTTCGGACACGCTTCAAATCACCAATCAGGTTGTGACTTATGGCGATTATGATTTCACATTCTATCCGCTGACGGGATCCGATGTGACCCTCCCACCGGACGCCTCGAAGATTGTGAATGTTTGTTTCAAACCGATCAAGCAGGGTGCACGCTTCGCTTCGGTCCGGTTCTACACCAGCATTCCTAAGACGTATCCTGACAATCGGGACACAAGCCAGTTCCTGGTTAATGTTTCCGGTACCGGTGTACCGTACGGTATTCTCTCATTGGCCGGTACGGTACTGGATTCGGTACTGCTCGACAGCACAAAGTGTACTTCCGCGACGATCAAGAATGTTGGCTTGTCCTCGTTGGTTGTGACGACGGCGACGATTAGCGGTTCAACTAACTTCGCAGTGAGCACGACTCCGCCACTGCCGATCACACTCGGAGCAGGTCAATCGCAGCTCATTGATATTTGCTACACCCCAACGGCCCGCGGCCCGGAAGCCGCAACGCTCGTACTGACCGGCACGACGTCCGGCCGTCCCCTCACGCAGTCGCTGCCGCTCGAAGGCGTTGGCCTTGCAGCATGTTTGGATGCAGCGCCATCGCCGCTCGCTTTCGGCTCCGCCGCATACTCTGGAATGACGCTCGCCAATACTGAGAACGATACGTGCATCACAGTCACGAACTGTGGCGATGTACCGGAGACTTTCTCGGCGGCACTCAGCCCGGGTACCAGCAATGCCTATTCGTTGATTGCTCCATTCATCATTGGTCCGATTGCTCCGGGCGGGACTGGCACGCTGTGCGTCGCCTTTAAGCCGGACACGATCGGCATCATGCCCGGTTCGGTGATTGTCAGCGCAAGCGAGAAGTCGGCAACGGCCAAGACGCTTCCACTTGCCGGCACAGGTGCCGGTGTGGTGATCGCTGGCTCTGGCCAGGGCACGCTGACATCGCTGACCAAGTGCGACACGTTCGCCGTGACGATCGAGAACACGGGCAACACACCGTGGACACCTGGTACCGGCGCTGTCATGTCGGGACCAAACAGTCAGGACTTCACGGCAATCGGGACAACGACACCCGCGACCATCCCAGCCGGTGGCTCGGGAGTTCTGATGGTGCAGTTCTGCCCGACGACGTCTGGCAATGAAACGGCAGATATGTCATTCCCTACATCGAGCCCTGCGCCGTTATCAGGCACCGTGACTGTAAGCGCGATGGGAACATCCGCTGGCGTGACAGAGCGCACGGAGCAGAATGGCTTCTCGCTCGGCGCGAGCTATCCGAACCCGACGAACGGCAAGGCTGACGTGATCGTGACGCTTCCACAAGAGGCAAAGGTAACGATTGCTCTTCTGAACCTTCAGGGTTCAGTCGTACGGACCATCTACAATGGCGCATTGAACATGGGGAACAACGTTGTTTCTCTCGATGCACGCGATCTGGCAAGTGGCACGTACTTCGTTGTGTTGACGAGTGGTGACACTCGTCTGACGCGAGAGATGATCCTGAGCAAATAGAATTCAACGATTCCATCGATACAAAGCCCCTCGGAAGAGGGGTTTTGTGTTTTCGATCACAATTTCGCGATCACTATACCGGCCGCGACAGAGACGAGGATGGCCAGGACCTGATCGTACCAGTTTCGTTTGTCGGTCGATACAATCCGGATGGTATCTTCGCGCGAATAGAATGTATCGCGGGCCATGTATGGAATGTCGATTGACTTTCGCCGTGTGCCCAAACCCACTGCGACGGAAAACATGTTATGCGCAAAACACACGGACAGTGTGTCGGGCGCGATCTGCGACGTGTCCGCTATTAGTAAGGTGTCGAGGCAGCGTTCGGTACAGACACTATCGTGAATGGTGATCGGACGCATCCGATTGACTTTTGCCTGAAGATGGATTGGGGCAACAGAAACACCGATGAGACCATGTGCCGTATCCAATCGGAGTCGGATTATCTGGGACTCATGCGTCATGCGTGACTCATCGGTCCCATTGGGAGCATTCCATAACAGCCCGAGCAGAAACGCCGCGATCGGCCCAAGGACTGCCCATTGCCACTTCATGTGGATCATGGTGTTTCCTCCGCGAAGCTCTTTGTATAGGCCTGCCATGCCAAACAGACGCGATAAACATAGCGCGCGTTCAGGAAGGCGCCGCGCCGTGGACCTTCGCGCGCCCTTCGAGCAGAGCCCTGATTATAGGCGGATATTGCTGCAAGCGTGTCGCGCGGATACCGCCCGAGAAGATGCGCCAGCAATCGGGCGCCATGCTCGATCGCATTCGCCGGTAGATACAGTTCGGCAAGGTATGGGGCATCGAAGCCTTGCTCGCGAGCTGTCTCGCCCATGACCTGCATGAGGCCATACGAGCGCGACCGATCGGCGAATTCTGTTGCAGAGTTCGGGCCGACACGATGTGTTCGGACCCAACTTATAGCAGCATGGTGCACGCGGCGTGATGTGGCATAGCGTGGCTCATGTCGCGTGGCCCATTGCTCGAACCGCGACTCTTCCTGAATCACAGCCGCTATGAGTGCCGGCTGGAGATGGTATCGCGCCGCCGCTCGGAGGATCTCGTTGCGGTAGGGAATCAGCAATGGCTCGACGGCCGAAGTGGAATCCCGGAGCGCAATCGCATCGATCGTGCGCGCGATGAGCGCAGGAGTAGAGAGATGAAGGATAATGAGAAAGATCATTGGTCTTCAGAAAGGGACTTCGGTGGACGAGGCAGACAGGTTGCGTGACCGCTTCTGTCCATCGAGTCCATCGTTAACTATGTATTTGTCAGTGCATCCGAAATCGCCGCCGCGAGCCGGAAGCAAAGTTGCAGCATTCCATTTTGCTCATGCGCTTCGATCAGGGAAACCGATGCAGACACGTAGCCGCCTTGTCCGTAACGGGTGAACTTGGCTTCGTGATAGGTCGCAGTTTTGTAGAGCATCAGGAATGTGAGAAGCGAAGCCTCGGAGGCTAGCGGGATCGGTGCGCAATTCGCGCGAAGGATGAGATAGCTATCCTCTGTCGATGCGCCGGGACAACCACAAGGCGTCACAGCTTGAGGTGCCGTTTCGAGTGTTGTCGAGCTGATCGGCATTGATCCGGCGGCGAGCCCTGGAAATGCGCCCGTCAAAGAAGGTACTGTGCTCCACGGATCACTGGCTGAATTCCGATAACGGAGGTAGAGTGGTATCATGGGTTTGGG
The window above is part of the Bacteroidota bacterium genome. Proteins encoded here:
- a CDS encoding transglycosylase SLT domain-containing protein, encoding MIFLIILHLSTPALIARTIDAIALRDSTSAVEPLLIPYRNEILRAAARYHLQPALIAAVIQEESRFEQWATRHEPRYATSRRVHHAAISWVRTHRVGPNSATEFADRSRSYGLMQVMGETAREQGFDAPYLAELYLPANAIEHGARLLAHLLGRYPRDTLAAISAYNQGSARRAREGPRRGAFLNARYVYRVCLAWQAYTKSFAEETP